The following coding sequences are from one Rathayibacter sp. SW19 window:
- a CDS encoding substrate-binding domain-containing protein: MVPSRPQRRRLLMAAGAALSVGALLTACTPGSADPEAGTSKSQSSESGKSGGTVTIGFSGPAADHGWLGAINSAALKAAEGFDDVKLVVAEGTNDASLQISQVETFINDKVDAIVLLPTDGAALTDVAIKAMQAGIPVINVDREFSSTFAARTTVLGDNYGMGVSAGTYICHELDGKKNAVVAEIAGIDSLPLTQDRSKGFADALKDCGLKVTNRVAADFTVQGGEAATSQLLASAPKIDAVWNHDDDQGIGVLAAIDAANRGEFFMVGGAGSKNAMEAIKAGDSVLKATVIYPSTQAADGIALARLIAQGQHFGDLVTKGVPNRVVLDAPVVTKENVDTYIGAAFAS; this comes from the coding sequence ATGGTTCCATCACGCCCACAACGCCGCCGATTGCTCATGGCAGCCGGCGCAGCACTGTCCGTCGGGGCACTCCTGACTGCGTGCACGCCCGGGTCGGCTGACCCCGAGGCCGGCACGTCGAAAAGCCAATCGTCCGAGTCCGGCAAGTCCGGTGGCACAGTGACGATCGGGTTCTCCGGGCCCGCCGCAGACCACGGCTGGCTCGGCGCCATCAACAGCGCTGCGCTGAAAGCAGCGGAAGGCTTCGACGACGTGAAGCTTGTCGTGGCAGAAGGCACCAACGACGCGAGTCTGCAGATCAGCCAGGTTGAGACCTTCATCAACGACAAGGTCGACGCGATCGTGTTGCTGCCGACGGATGGTGCCGCGCTGACCGATGTGGCTATCAAGGCGATGCAGGCTGGAATCCCCGTCATCAACGTCGATCGTGAATTCAGCAGCACCTTTGCTGCACGCACGACCGTTCTCGGTGACAACTACGGCATGGGCGTCAGCGCCGGCACTTACATCTGTCACGAGCTCGACGGTAAGAAGAACGCCGTGGTCGCGGAGATTGCCGGTATCGACAGCCTGCCGCTCACCCAGGACCGCAGCAAGGGCTTCGCCGACGCATTGAAGGACTGTGGCCTCAAGGTCACTAACCGCGTAGCTGCAGACTTCACCGTGCAGGGCGGCGAGGCGGCGACTTCCCAGTTGCTCGCATCCGCTCCGAAGATCGACGCCGTCTGGAACCACGATGACGATCAAGGAATCGGCGTGCTTGCGGCCATCGACGCCGCAAACCGCGGTGAGTTCTTCATGGTCGGCGGTGCCGGCTCCAAGAATGCGATGGAAGCAATCAAGGCCGGTGACTCCGTGCTGAAGGCGACGGTCATCTACCCGTCGACGCAGGCTGCCGACGGGATTGCGCTGGCACGTCTCATCGCTCAGGGCCAGCACTTCGGTGACCTCGTTACGAAGGGTGTGCCGAACCGCGTTGTGCTCGACGCACCGGTCGTTACCAAGGAGAACGTGGACACATATATCGGGGCCGCATTCGCGTCCTAA
- a CDS encoding sugar phosphate isomerase/epimerase family protein, with protein sequence MTRPITLFTGQWADLPFEEVARLASGWGYDGLEIACWGDHLDSTRWNDDAYVAGKLAVLEKHNLKVFTISNHLTGQAVCDDPIDERHRGMLSNAVWGHGEPEGVRRRAAEEMKNTARLAAKLGVKTVVGFTGSSIWKYVAMFPPVSQELVDAGYEDFAARWNPILDVFDEVGVRFAHEVHPSEIAYDYWTTVRALEAIGHRETFGLNWDPSHFIWQQLDPVDFILEFADRIYHVDCKDVKLRLGNGRNGRLGSHLPWADLRRGWDFVSTGRGDVPWEASFRALNSIGYDGPISVEWEDAGMDRLLGAPEALEFVKQNAFAAPEAAFDAAFSSR encoded by the coding sequence ATGACCAGACCAATCACCTTGTTCACCGGCCAGTGGGCTGACTTGCCCTTCGAAGAGGTAGCACGCCTGGCATCCGGGTGGGGCTACGACGGCCTGGAGATCGCCTGCTGGGGTGACCATCTCGACTCGACTCGGTGGAACGACGACGCGTACGTCGCCGGAAAACTCGCCGTGCTCGAGAAGCACAACCTCAAGGTCTTCACGATCTCCAATCACCTAACCGGGCAGGCGGTCTGCGACGACCCGATCGATGAGAGGCATCGCGGCATGCTTTCCAACGCGGTGTGGGGCCATGGCGAGCCGGAGGGCGTGCGTCGGCGTGCGGCCGAAGAGATGAAGAACACAGCCCGACTCGCCGCAAAGCTGGGTGTCAAGACCGTCGTGGGCTTCACCGGTTCGAGCATTTGGAAGTATGTTGCGATGTTTCCGCCGGTGTCCCAAGAACTCGTCGACGCCGGCTACGAGGATTTTGCTGCTCGGTGGAATCCGATCCTCGACGTCTTCGACGAGGTTGGTGTGCGTTTCGCCCATGAGGTGCATCCAAGCGAGATCGCCTATGACTACTGGACCACCGTGCGGGCGCTCGAGGCGATCGGACACCGCGAAACCTTCGGACTCAACTGGGATCCGAGCCATTTCATCTGGCAGCAGCTGGATCCCGTGGATTTCATTCTCGAATTCGCCGACCGCATTTACCACGTCGATTGCAAGGATGTGAAGCTCCGGCTGGGTAACGGCCGCAACGGTCGCCTGGGCTCTCATCTGCCCTGGGCTGATTTGCGACGCGGGTGGGACTTCGTCTCCACCGGCCGTGGGGACGTTCCGTGGGAGGCGAGCTTCCGAGCGCTCAACAGCATCGGCTACGACGGCCCGATCTCGGTCGAATGGGAAGATGCCGGCATGGACAGGTTGCTGGGGGCACCTGAGGCGCTCGAGTTCGTCAAGCAGAACGCGTTTGCCGCGCCCGAGGCCGCTTTCGACGCAGCTTTCAGTTCGCGGTGA
- a CDS encoding ROK family protein — translation MATRADSGSRQLRQRNTVDDVRKNNLAIVLGIAHLSGRVSRAELTRATGLNRSTIGALAAELVELGLVEEHDPGARSHAGRPSPIIAPRDDVVAIAVNPEIDAVTIGLVSLSGRVLKRIRYNTARVPSVEEVVNIVAAVVAGMRGELDSSFHTVGVGVAVPGIVRERTGEVILAPHLGWHDVPFAEMLSAALELPVTAENDASAGVIAESSFGAGRAVRNLIYLNGGASGIGGGIAINGALLTGASGYAGEFGHTLVNSVGSLCHCGATGCLETEVSRAPLLSVLGLGDAESDNLEALLLEQFARAGGPNAEVRELVHRQVDFLAVALKDIVNGLNPELVLFGGFLGTLYAAAPQRLEAAVRGASIVGPRDDVRFARAELGLDLLMVGAAELAFAPLLADPAGVMGPAVDTVAEA, via the coding sequence TTGGCAACCAGGGCTGACTCGGGGTCACGGCAGCTGCGCCAGCGCAACACTGTCGACGATGTTCGCAAGAACAATCTCGCCATCGTTCTGGGCATCGCACACCTGTCGGGGCGGGTCTCCCGAGCCGAACTCACCCGGGCAACCGGCTTGAACCGTTCGACCATTGGTGCGCTCGCCGCGGAACTTGTCGAACTCGGCCTTGTCGAGGAGCACGATCCGGGGGCGCGTAGCCATGCCGGGCGCCCCAGCCCGATCATCGCCCCGCGCGATGATGTCGTGGCGATCGCCGTGAACCCGGAAATCGATGCGGTGACCATCGGGCTCGTGTCGCTTTCGGGCCGCGTCCTGAAGAGAATCCGGTACAACACGGCGCGGGTGCCCTCGGTGGAGGAGGTTGTCAACATCGTCGCAGCGGTCGTCGCGGGGATGCGCGGAGAACTCGACAGTTCGTTCCATACGGTCGGAGTCGGGGTAGCTGTGCCCGGAATCGTTCGCGAACGCACCGGGGAAGTCATCCTTGCGCCGCATCTCGGCTGGCACGACGTGCCGTTCGCGGAAATGCTCAGCGCGGCCCTCGAGCTGCCGGTGACCGCCGAGAATGACGCGTCGGCCGGCGTCATCGCGGAGAGCAGTTTCGGCGCCGGTCGCGCCGTGCGCAATCTCATCTATCTCAACGGCGGCGCGAGCGGGATCGGCGGCGGAATCGCCATCAACGGTGCGTTGCTGACCGGGGCGAGCGGGTATGCCGGCGAATTCGGCCATACCCTGGTGAATTCAGTTGGTTCGCTCTGCCATTGCGGTGCGACCGGATGCCTCGAAACCGAGGTCAGCAGAGCCCCTCTGCTGTCTGTTCTCGGTCTTGGCGACGCGGAGAGCGACAACCTTGAGGCACTTCTGCTCGAACAGTTCGCCCGCGCAGGCGGACCGAACGCCGAGGTGCGCGAACTGGTGCATCGACAAGTTGATTTTCTTGCCGTAGCGCTCAAAGACATCGTCAACGGGCTGAACCCGGAACTCGTGTTGTTCGGCGGGTTCCTCGGCACCCTCTATGCGGCGGCACCGCAGCGGCTGGAGGCTGCCGTGCGGGGCGCCTCGATCGTCGGCCCGCGCGACGATGTGCGATTTGCTCGAGCGGAACTCGGATTGGATCTGCTCATGGTCGGTGCCGCCGAGCTGGCTTTTGCGCCGTTGCTGGCGGATCCCGCCGGCGTGATGGGACCTGCCGTCGACACGGTCGCGGAGGCCTGA
- a CDS encoding type 1 glutamine amidotransferase, producing MARVLVVEHETDAGIGLVGERMRAAGVELHTVGPETAGPSTSREIPETADGFDGVVVLGGRPGPTDDETAPWLPTVRALMAQCLRDEVPLLGICLGAQLLAVAAGGSVDRIPAGPEIGLGELTVTDAGADDPLLHDLPAPLRSLQWHSLEVQELPAGSVSLCTSDHCVNQAFRVGPVAWGLQFHLEALAETAGAWGSDDGDTLASVGTTSAAVVATMRQAEPTLRTIWSTVADRWSQLVLSVAER from the coding sequence ATGGCGCGGGTATTGGTGGTCGAACACGAGACCGATGCGGGCATCGGCCTGGTCGGCGAGCGGATGCGTGCGGCGGGCGTCGAACTGCACACCGTCGGCCCCGAGACGGCCGGCCCAAGCACCAGCCGCGAGATCCCGGAAACCGCAGACGGCTTCGACGGCGTCGTGGTGCTCGGCGGCCGACCCGGCCCGACCGATGACGAAACGGCCCCGTGGCTGCCGACCGTGCGCGCGTTGATGGCTCAGTGCTTGCGCGACGAGGTTCCGCTCCTCGGCATCTGCCTGGGCGCGCAGTTGCTGGCCGTCGCTGCGGGCGGCTCCGTCGATCGCATTCCGGCTGGCCCGGAGATCGGCCTCGGCGAACTCACCGTGACGGATGCCGGCGCCGACGACCCCCTGCTGCACGACCTTCCCGCACCCTTGCGTTCGCTTCAGTGGCACTCGCTCGAAGTTCAGGAGCTCCCCGCCGGCTCGGTGTCCCTCTGCACGAGCGACCACTGCGTGAATCAGGCGTTCCGGGTCGGCCCGGTCGCGTGGGGGCTGCAGTTCCACCTCGAAGCGCTCGCGGAGACTGCCGGGGCGTGGGGGAGCGACGACGGTGACACGCTGGCCTCGGTGGGCACGACATCCGCAGCCGTGGTCGCGACGATGCGACAGGCGGAGCCGACGCTGCGCACGATCTGGTCGACGGTGGCCGATCGATGGTCGCAGCTCGTGCTGTCAGTCGCCGAGCGCTGA
- a CDS encoding LLM class flavin-dependent oxidoreductase: protein MTDYGHDLQFGVFITPMNKPVLHAVELATVADRAGLDLVTFQDHPYQPRFHDTWTLLSFVAALTGRIHLGPNVANLPLRQPALLARSAASLDLLSGGRLELGLGAGGFWDAIVAMGGRRLTPGQSVEALEEGISIIRDIWRADQPGGVHIRGEYYTVDGAKRGPTPAHDIGIWVGAYKPRILRMTGRAADGWLPSLGYLKGGPADLAALNAHIDEGADAAGRSPRAIRRLLNIGGAFEATNGGLLQGPPAQWVEELTGMSVDYGISGFILAADDAQTIEYFAREVAPGVREAVAKERAR, encoded by the coding sequence ATGACCGACTACGGACACGATTTGCAATTCGGGGTCTTCATCACCCCGATGAACAAGCCCGTGCTGCACGCCGTCGAGCTGGCAACGGTCGCGGACCGCGCAGGCCTCGACCTGGTGACCTTCCAGGACCACCCGTATCAGCCGCGCTTCCACGACACGTGGACTCTGCTGTCGTTTGTGGCGGCGCTCACCGGGCGCATCCATCTCGGCCCGAACGTGGCCAACCTTCCGCTGCGGCAGCCGGCCCTGCTTGCCCGGAGCGCTGCCAGTCTCGACCTGCTCAGCGGCGGCAGGCTCGAACTCGGCCTCGGTGCCGGCGGCTTCTGGGATGCCATCGTGGCCATGGGCGGTCGCCGGCTGACCCCAGGGCAATCGGTTGAGGCCCTCGAAGAGGGCATCAGCATCATCCGTGACATCTGGCGAGCCGACCAGCCGGGTGGTGTTCACATCAGGGGCGAGTACTACACGGTGGACGGAGCCAAGCGCGGGCCGACCCCCGCCCACGACATCGGCATCTGGGTGGGCGCATACAAGCCGCGCATTCTGCGGATGACCGGTCGCGCGGCAGACGGCTGGCTGCCCTCGCTCGGCTATCTGAAAGGCGGACCCGCCGACTTGGCGGCGTTGAACGCGCACATCGACGAGGGGGCGGATGCTGCGGGTCGCTCCCCACGCGCCATCCGGCGCTTGCTCAACATCGGCGGCGCCTTCGAAGCGACCAACGGCGGACTCTTGCAGGGCCCTCCCGCACAGTGGGTGGAGGAGCTGACCGGCATGAGTGTGGACTACGGCATCTCCGGCTTCATCCTGGCAGCCGACGACGCGCAGACCATCGAGTACTTCGCACGCGAGGTCGCACCCGGGGTGCGCGAAGCGGTCGCGAAGGAGCGCGCGCGCTGA
- a CDS encoding ABC transporter ATP-binding protein yields MSQSTAPRASHRRRAESPAGPRAKFSQLLPYLFEHKGVLAVVVVLSVLGAAASLAQPLLVSQVISIVQAGNPLGGLVWALIALVIISGLISGYQHYLLQRTGEGVVLSSRRRLVGRMLNLPISEFDTRRTGDLVSRVGSDTTLLRAVLTQGLVEAIGGSLTFIGALVAMLIIDPVLLGLTVLVIAVSIVVVVTLSRRIRVASLKAQTKVGDLAASVERAITAVRTIRAAGATEREIAGVDADALGAWKMGIQVAKISALVVPVAGIAMQVSFLVVLGVGGYRVASGAITVANLVAFILFLFMMILPLGQAFGAVTSVNAALGALGRIQEIVDLPSESQFDRAIAPDVAIIVGPANGSVNPHTAAIALENVHFAYAAPAKPLADAAADAPARLADASPSAVDSSAVASSAVASVAAHSVAADSVAASSVAAFEGHDIVAEAEEAAGIGSTRSNRDAVTGAPRRSRERQHTAVLRGVTFEAPRGKRTALVGPSGAGKSTILALIERFYDPASGVVRLGGLDIRTLERTALRAQIGYVEQDAPVLAGSLRDNLTLAAEDATDAQCIDVLHAVNLTEVLERNPAGLAAPVGEGGIMLSGGERQRLAIARALLAAPPILLLDESTSSLDGRNEQLMREAIDAVAVDRTLIVIAHRLSTVVDSDQIVVLDHGEVIGVGTHSELVVSTPLYRDLAKHQLLV; encoded by the coding sequence ATGAGCCAATCGACCGCTCCTCGCGCGTCGCATCGCCGCCGCGCCGAAAGCCCGGCCGGGCCGCGCGCGAAGTTCAGCCAGCTGCTGCCGTACCTGTTCGAACACAAGGGCGTGCTGGCCGTCGTCGTCGTGCTGAGCGTGCTCGGCGCCGCCGCGAGCCTTGCCCAGCCGCTCCTGGTCAGTCAGGTGATCTCGATCGTGCAGGCCGGAAACCCGCTCGGCGGGCTCGTCTGGGCGCTTATCGCCCTGGTGATCATCTCTGGGCTGATCTCCGGTTACCAGCACTACCTGCTGCAACGCACGGGCGAAGGCGTGGTGCTCTCTTCACGCCGCCGGCTGGTCGGCAGGATGCTGAACCTGCCGATCAGCGAGTTCGACACTCGCCGCACCGGCGATCTCGTCTCCCGCGTCGGCAGTGACACCACACTGCTGCGCGCGGTACTGACCCAGGGTCTGGTCGAGGCGATCGGCGGCTCACTGACGTTCATCGGCGCCCTGGTCGCGATGCTCATCATCGACCCCGTGCTACTCGGCCTGACGGTCCTCGTGATCGCGGTCTCAATCGTCGTCGTGGTGACGTTGTCCCGTCGCATCCGGGTGGCCAGCCTGAAGGCGCAGACAAAGGTCGGCGACCTGGCGGCATCCGTCGAGCGTGCGATCACCGCGGTGCGCACCATCCGCGCGGCCGGCGCAACCGAGCGCGAGATCGCTGGCGTCGACGCCGACGCGCTCGGCGCGTGGAAGATGGGAATCCAGGTCGCGAAAATCTCGGCTCTCGTCGTGCCTGTGGCCGGGATCGCGATGCAGGTGTCGTTCCTGGTCGTGCTCGGCGTCGGCGGCTACCGGGTCGCCAGCGGCGCGATCACGGTCGCGAACCTGGTGGCGTTCATTCTGTTCCTGTTCATGATGATCCTGCCCTTGGGCCAAGCGTTCGGCGCGGTCACGAGTGTGAACGCCGCACTGGGGGCGCTCGGCCGCATCCAGGAGATCGTCGACTTGCCGAGCGAAAGCCAGTTCGATCGCGCCATCGCACCCGATGTGGCGATCATCGTCGGACCGGCGAACGGCTCCGTGAATCCTCATACAGCGGCGATCGCACTCGAGAACGTCCACTTCGCATACGCGGCGCCCGCGAAGCCGCTTGCGGATGCCGCCGCGGATGCGCCCGCCCGGCTCGCCGATGCCAGCCCCAGCGCCGTAGATTCCAGCGCCGTAGCTTCCAGCGCCGTAGCTTCCGTCGCCGCCCATTCCGTCGCCGCCGACTCCGTCGCCGCGTCTTCCGTCGCCGCGTTCGAAGGACACGACATCGTCGCGGAGGCCGAGGAGGCTGCCGGCATCGGGTCAACCCGGTCGAATCGCGACGCGGTCACGGGCGCACCGCGCCGGAGCCGCGAACGCCAGCACACTGCGGTGCTGCGCGGGGTCACGTTCGAGGCACCGCGAGGCAAGCGCACGGCGCTGGTCGGGCCATCCGGTGCCGGGAAAAGCACGATCTTGGCGTTGATCGAACGGTTCTACGATCCGGCGTCAGGGGTGGTGCGTTTGGGCGGGTTGGACATCCGCACGCTCGAACGCACGGCGCTGCGGGCACAGATCGGCTACGTGGAGCAAGACGCGCCCGTGCTCGCCGGCAGCCTGCGCGACAATCTCACGCTCGCCGCAGAAGACGCGACCGATGCGCAGTGCATCGATGTGCTGCATGCCGTGAATCTGACCGAGGTGCTCGAACGCAACCCGGCGGGCCTGGCCGCACCGGTCGGCGAGGGTGGCATCATGCTTTCCGGCGGTGAACGTCAGCGCCTGGCGATCGCCCGAGCGCTGCTGGCAGCCCCTCCGATCCTGCTTCTGGACGAGTCGACCTCGAGCCTGGACGGCAGAAATGAGCAGTTGATGCGTGAGGCGATCGATGCTGTGGCTGTCGATCGAACGCTGATCGTGATAGCACACAGACTGTCGACCGTCGTCGACTCCGACCAGATCGTCGTCTTAGACCACGGCGAGGTCATCGGGGTCGGGACGCACTCGGAACTTGTGGTCTCGACACCCCTGTACCGCGACCTCGCAAAGCATCAGTTGCTGGTCTGA
- a CDS encoding GAP family protein: MNEVIGAVLPSALAIALSPVPIIAVIVMLRSPDGKGKSVAFLIGWLLGILIGVVAFTALESIIPATSPAAAPVIFGVIAVVIGVALVLLAAGQLRTRPGEGEEAGLPGWLNAIDSLTVAHAGIFGLVFAVAKPKNLLLLISGGLIMGAAGLEFWQLAISTSVFVIVAASSVLIPVIAYLIAASKLDGPLENLHEWLVAHNSALIASVMFIVGIVLIGAGISAF; encoded by the coding sequence GTGAATGAGGTCATCGGTGCTGTCTTGCCCAGTGCGTTGGCGATAGCGCTCAGCCCGGTTCCGATCATCGCTGTGATTGTGATGCTGCGTTCTCCCGACGGCAAGGGAAAGAGCGTCGCGTTTCTGATCGGATGGCTGTTAGGCATCCTTATCGGCGTCGTCGCGTTCACCGCGTTGGAGTCCATCATCCCGGCCACCTCTCCTGCAGCAGCGCCCGTCATCTTCGGTGTCATCGCGGTCGTGATCGGCGTCGCGCTGGTGCTGCTTGCAGCCGGTCAGCTTCGCACCCGGCCGGGTGAAGGTGAAGAAGCCGGACTTCCGGGTTGGCTGAACGCGATCGACTCCCTGACGGTCGCGCATGCCGGAATATTCGGTCTGGTGTTCGCGGTCGCCAAGCCGAAGAATCTTCTGCTTCTCATCTCAGGCGGGCTGATCATGGGCGCCGCGGGCCTTGAGTTCTGGCAGTTGGCGATCAGCACGAGTGTTTTCGTGATCGTTGCGGCGTCATCTGTGCTGATTCCGGTGATCGCCTATCTGATCGCGGCGTCGAAGCTCGACGGGCCGCTGGAGAATTTGCACGAGTGGCTGGTCGCGCATAACTCCGCACTCATCGCTTCCGTCATGTTCATCGTGGGCATCGTGCTGATCGGCGCGGGTATCAGCGCGTTCTGA